The proteins below are encoded in one region of Nocardioides marmorisolisilvae:
- a CDS encoding UPF0158 family protein: MLELSRLDVDEIANALADQTDYDHQWLIDPETGELAFWTSDTGIDGENPVDIDDLDLVPIEALPSYIWYQDMADFADGIGNEGAARRLARALDGKGAFRRFKRELYEEYPGLVASWHAFRDTRAQRRAVEWLAGEKLIDKDVAAQFFDENPDPDLP, translated from the coding sequence GTGCTCGAGCTCAGCAGGCTGGACGTTGATGAGATCGCGAATGCGCTGGCGGATCAGACCGATTACGACCACCAGTGGCTGATCGATCCGGAAACGGGAGAGCTCGCGTTCTGGACTTCGGACACCGGCATCGATGGAGAGAACCCTGTCGACATCGACGACTTGGACCTGGTGCCGATCGAGGCGCTGCCGTCGTACATCTGGTACCAGGACATGGCCGATTTCGCTGACGGGATCGGTAACGAAGGCGCGGCCCGGCGTTTGGCGAGGGCTCTGGACGGCAAGGGAGCGTTTCGTCGATTCAAACGCGAGCTCTATGAGGAGTACCCCGGGCTTGTTGCCTCGTGGCATGCATTCCGCGACACGAGGGCACAGCGTCGAGCCGTTGAGTGGCTGGCGGGGGAGAAGCTCATCGACAAGGACGTTGCGGCGCAGTTCTTCGACGAAAACCCAGACCCCGACCTGCCGTGA
- a CDS encoding carboxymuconolactone decarboxylase family protein, protein MSDTQNENAGWTGGRNAFGDFAPGMVHYTDRVLFDEVWERKELSKRDRSLVTIAALTALGKMDQLQFHLAFARRNGVTDEELKEALLQLAFYAGWPNGMGATTVLKNIIEGEPDA, encoded by the coding sequence ATGAGCGACACCCAGAACGAGAACGCCGGCTGGACTGGCGGACGGAACGCCTTCGGGGACTTCGCGCCCGGAATGGTGCACTACACCGACAGGGTCCTCTTCGATGAGGTCTGGGAGCGCAAGGAACTGTCCAAGCGCGATCGCAGCCTGGTGACGATCGCCGCACTGACAGCCCTCGGGAAGATGGATCAGCTGCAATTCCACCTGGCGTTTGCCCGGCGCAATGGCGTCACCGACGAAGAGCTGAAGGAAGCGCTCCTGCAGCTCGCCTTCTACGCCGGCTGGCCCAATGGAATGGGCGCGACAACGGTGCTCAAGAACATCATCGAAGGCGAGCCTGACGCCTAA
- a CDS encoding cupin domain-containing protein, with product MNDFNQIFPIGEKNDAYAQYFIGQSYNASLAAGSVPVNNISFEPGCRNNWHIHHGTEGGGDQILMCTAGSGWYQADGEDPISMEPGTVVRVPAGTKHWHGAKADSWFSHIAFITPGTDVSNEWLEPVTDEAYGTLTKSADHVTEEHSA from the coding sequence ATGAACGACTTCAACCAGATCTTCCCGATCGGCGAGAAGAACGACGCCTACGCCCAGTACTTCATCGGCCAGAGCTACAACGCCTCGCTCGCCGCAGGCAGCGTTCCCGTCAACAACATCTCCTTCGAGCCGGGCTGCCGCAACAACTGGCACATCCACCACGGCACCGAAGGCGGGGGTGACCAGATCCTGATGTGCACGGCGGGCAGCGGCTGGTACCAGGCCGACGGCGAGGACCCGATCAGCATGGAGCCCGGCACCGTGGTCCGCGTCCCCGCCGGGACCAAGCACTGGCACGGCGCAAAGGCGGACTCCTGGTTCTCCCACATTGCCTTCATCACACCCGGCACGGATGTCAGCAACGAATGGCTGGAGCCGGTCACCGACGAGGCGTACGGCACCTTGACGAAGAGCGCCGACCACGTCACCGAGGAGCACAGCGCCTGA
- a CDS encoding DapH/DapD/GlmU-related protein has translation MTSVRLKDFLDHVNRGMPITAGSDHHRFMHDSAQEALRVVAQLNSSYHPPEEVRALLGDLTGKPIDESVEVFPPFHSEFGTNLTLGKDIFINMGCRFQDTGGITIGDGSLIGHGSTLTTIDHGIDPDRRGDMIPAPINIGRKVWLGASVTVVPGVRIGDGAIVGAGAVVTKDVPAHAIVAGVPAKLIRMTGFEAGDSRPVDNHLRAEP, from the coding sequence GTGACCAGCGTGCGATTGAAGGACTTCCTCGATCATGTGAACCGTGGCATGCCGATCACGGCTGGCTCAGACCACCACCGCTTCATGCACGACAGTGCCCAAGAAGCGCTCAGGGTCGTTGCCCAGCTCAACTCGAGCTATCACCCGCCCGAGGAAGTTCGGGCGCTCTTGGGTGACCTGACCGGTAAGCCCATCGACGAGTCGGTCGAAGTCTTCCCGCCGTTCCACAGTGAGTTCGGCACGAACCTGACCCTGGGCAAGGACATCTTCATCAACATGGGATGTCGGTTCCAGGACACGGGAGGCATCACCATCGGCGACGGCTCGCTCATCGGACACGGCAGCACGCTCACGACCATTGACCACGGAATCGACCCCGACCGGCGAGGCGACATGATTCCGGCGCCGATCAACATCGGGCGCAAGGTCTGGCTGGGCGCCTCGGTCACAGTCGTTCCAGGAGTGAGAATCGGTGACGGCGCAATCGTCGGCGCTGGCGCGGTCGTCACGAAGGACGTGCCTGCCCATGCGATCGTCGCCGGGGTGCCGGCCAAACTCATCCGCATGACCGGCTTTGAGGCTGGGGACAGCCGTCCGGTTGATAACCACCTGCGCGCAGAGCCCTGA